The following proteins are encoded in a genomic region of Desulfonatronum thiodismutans:
- the dtd gene encoding D-aminoacyl-tRNA deacylase: MRLVIQRVTSASVTVEGEPVAAIDLGLLVLVGFGREDEDEPTPSPMLARMARKLAQVRIFPNETGRLDRDVVDVGGRILAVSQFTLHADCRKGRRPSLHPAADPRRAETLFTAFVSELESLLPTRVATGRFGREMNVALCNWGPLTLVWDSLDV; encoded by the coding sequence ATGCGGCTGGTGATCCAGCGGGTCACGTCCGCTTCGGTGACGGTGGAAGGCGAGCCCGTGGCGGCCATCGACCTGGGACTGCTGGTTCTGGTCGGATTCGGACGCGAAGACGAGGACGAGCCGACGCCTTCGCCCATGCTGGCCCGGATGGCCCGCAAGCTGGCCCAGGTCCGGATCTTCCCCAATGAGACCGGAAGGCTTGACCGGGACGTGGTGGATGTGGGAGGTCGAATTTTGGCCGTATCCCAATTCACCCTGCACGCCGATTGTCGCAAGGGGCGTCGCCCTTCGCTCCATCCGGCCGCGGATCCGCGCCGGGCGGAAACGCTGTTCACGGCCTTTGTTTCCGAATTGGAATCCCTGCTACCCACCCGGGTCGCCACCGGTCGCTTCGGCCGGGAAATGAACGTGGCCCTGTGCAACTGGGGCCCTCTGACCCTGGTCTGGGACTCCCTGGATGTTTAG
- the queD gene encoding 6-carboxytetrahydropterin synthase QueD, translating into MSKGIWRLTVSDHFSSAHQLRHYQGKCESLHGHNFAVQVQVQGRDLDPKLGIVMDFQELKTLLKQVLSELDHRNLNELAEFNEINPSSEHLARYIYHRLAALLPGPGATMHAVSVAEGPTSIATYSEE; encoded by the coding sequence ATGTCCAAAGGTATCTGGAGACTGACCGTCTCCGACCATTTCAGTTCCGCCCACCAGTTGCGCCATTATCAGGGCAAGTGCGAATCCCTGCACGGCCACAATTTCGCGGTCCAGGTCCAGGTCCAAGGCCGCGACCTGGATCCGAAGCTGGGCATTGTGATGGATTTCCAGGAACTCAAGACCCTGCTCAAGCAAGTCCTGTCCGAACTGGATCACCGCAACTTGAACGAACTGGCTGAATTCAACGAAATCAACCCCTCCTCGGAGCACCTGGCCCGGTATATTTATCACCGCCTCGCGGCCCTGCTGCCCGGACCCGGAGCAACCATGCACGCCGTTTCCGTGGCCGAGGGGCCCACCTCCATCGCCACGTATTCGGAGGAATGA
- the dnaE gene encoding DNA polymerase III subunit alpha: MPDFVHLHCHTEYSLLDGAIRIKDLCAKAKDFGMNSVAITDHGNLYGAITFYKTAKSFGLKPIIGCEVYVARNSRHDRDARSASQAGYHLVLLAQNETGYRNLIRLVSMGHMEGFHYKPRVDKEILTRHSEGLIALSACLKGEVPYKLTHEGFDIGLETARFYADVFPGRFYLEMQANGLADQVILNERLQELAEATKLPLVATNDCHYLTAEDVQAHDILLCIQTNACETSEKRMRFDTKELYYRGPEEMEAAFAHCPQALAATAEIAEACNLELTFNKPHFPAYSLPEGMTLEEELRRAARKGLDERLAKIRPGAEREVYDQRLALELDVICSKGFAGYFLIVQDFINWAKSRNIPVGPGRGSAAGSLVAYALRITDLDPIPYNLLFERFLNAERVSLPDIDVDFCFTRREEVLRYVSEKYGQNNVAQIITFGRMKARAAVRDVGRALGLKPAETDKIAKLVPGSLGMTIAKALEQEPDLKKLAESDPTVGRLIDISLRLEGLARHASTHAAGVVLSDRAMVEHVPLCVGKKKETVTQWDMKCVESVGLIKFDFLGLKTLTVIQDAVDLIREGGKAPPDMAHLPLDDSETFKLLCEGRTEGIFQLESSGMRKVLMDLRPSCFEDVIALLALYRPGPLESGMVTTFIRCKHGQLPVEYLLPQLEPILKDTYGVILYQEQVMKIASDLAAYSLGEADILRRAMGKKDPQVMAQQRSRFMQGVRENGLPESKAAQIFDLMEKFAGYGFNKSHSAAYALISYQTAYLKAHYPVEFMAALISSEVDNADKILRYLNDCGEMDIPILPPDVNHSQARFSVEEDKIRFGLSGVKNVGEEAIREIILGRDEGLYRGLTDLCQRVNTRKVTKRVLEYLIKSGAFDSIHPGRARVLAGVDTAMATAQKRAKEKKRSQMSLFSCLPGGENMALELACGLDPVGDGPEPEWSDEEKSRFEKEALGFFLTSNPLRPFREEARRLGVRTIQECQELSKKTEVRLGVLVTGIKEFQTRRGDKMAFCQIEDLTGMAEATVFGDVYVPAKSHFQSDRPLLLEARISDYEGRGGDAGSENAPQQLKLEVLRVSLLDEACARNDEPVHLRIGRADLAKEDLLELDRLFKKHPGQTPVRVVLDLPEGRCTLQLGPQHQVSPGPQFWKDVTAWHDAGSASPPPSA, translated from the coding sequence ATGCCCGACTTCGTTCATCTGCACTGCCACACCGAATACAGCCTGCTGGACGGCGCGATCCGGATCAAGGATTTGTGCGCCAAGGCCAAGGATTTCGGCATGAATTCCGTGGCCATCACGGACCACGGCAATCTGTACGGCGCGATCACGTTCTACAAGACGGCCAAGTCCTTCGGGCTGAAGCCGATCATTGGCTGCGAGGTTTACGTGGCCCGGAACAGCCGCCACGACCGGGACGCCCGCTCCGCGTCCCAGGCCGGATACCATCTGGTACTTCTGGCCCAGAACGAGACCGGCTACCGCAACCTGATTCGTCTCGTGTCCATGGGGCACATGGAAGGCTTCCACTACAAGCCGCGGGTGGACAAGGAAATCCTGACCCGACACTCCGAAGGGCTGATCGCGCTCTCCGCCTGTCTCAAGGGCGAGGTGCCCTACAAGCTGACCCATGAAGGATTCGACATCGGGCTGGAGACGGCCAGGTTTTACGCGGACGTGTTTCCGGGGCGGTTCTATCTGGAAATGCAGGCCAACGGGCTGGCCGACCAAGTAATCCTGAACGAACGGCTGCAAGAACTGGCCGAGGCAACCAAGCTGCCTTTGGTGGCCACCAACGACTGCCACTACCTGACCGCCGAGGACGTCCAGGCCCATGACATCCTGCTCTGTATCCAGACCAACGCCTGTGAGACGAGCGAAAAGCGGATGCGCTTCGACACCAAGGAACTGTACTATCGCGGCCCCGAGGAAATGGAGGCCGCCTTTGCCCACTGCCCCCAGGCATTGGCGGCCACCGCGGAAATCGCCGAAGCCTGCAATCTGGAACTGACCTTCAACAAGCCACACTTCCCGGCCTATAGCCTGCCCGAGGGCATGACCCTGGAGGAGGAGCTGCGCCGGGCCGCCCGCAAGGGGCTGGATGAGCGGCTGGCCAAGATTCGACCGGGAGCGGAGCGGGAGGTCTACGACCAGCGGCTGGCCTTAGAGCTGGACGTGATCTGCTCCAAGGGCTTTGCCGGATATTTCCTCATTGTCCAGGATTTCATCAACTGGGCCAAGTCCCGGAACATCCCCGTGGGCCCGGGCCGGGGGTCCGCCGCCGGCAGCCTGGTGGCCTACGCCCTGCGGATCACGGACCTGGACCCCATCCCCTACAATCTGCTTTTCGAGCGCTTCCTGAACGCCGAACGGGTCAGCCTGCCGGATATCGACGTGGATTTCTGCTTTACGAGACGCGAAGAGGTGCTCAGGTACGTTTCGGAAAAGTACGGCCAGAACAACGTGGCCCAGATCATTACCTTCGGCCGGATGAAGGCTCGGGCCGCGGTGCGCGACGTGGGTCGGGCACTGGGGCTCAAGCCCGCGGAAACGGACAAGATCGCCAAGCTGGTTCCCGGCTCCCTGGGCATGACCATTGCCAAGGCCCTGGAGCAGGAGCCGGATCTGAAAAAGCTGGCCGAGAGCGATCCCACCGTGGGCCGGTTGATCGACATTTCCCTGCGCCTGGAAGGGCTGGCCCGGCACGCCTCCACCCACGCGGCGGGCGTGGTCCTCTCGGACCGGGCCATGGTGGAGCACGTTCCGCTGTGCGTGGGCAAGAAGAAGGAAACCGTCACCCAGTGGGACATGAAGTGCGTGGAGAGCGTGGGGCTGATCAAGTTCGACTTTCTGGGCTTGAAGACCCTTACCGTGATCCAGGACGCCGTGGATCTGATCCGCGAGGGCGGCAAGGCCCCGCCGGACATGGCCCACCTGCCCCTGGACGACTCCGAGACCTTCAAGCTGCTCTGCGAAGGCCGGACCGAGGGCATCTTCCAGTTGGAAAGTTCGGGGATGCGCAAGGTGCTCATGGATTTGCGGCCCTCCTGCTTCGAGGACGTCATCGCCCTGTTGGCCCTGTACCGGCCGGGTCCGCTGGAAAGCGGCATGGTGACGACCTTCATCCGCTGCAAGCACGGCCAGCTCCCGGTGGAATACCTGCTGCCCCAGCTGGAGCCGATCCTCAAGGACACCTACGGGGTGATCCTCTACCAGGAACAGGTCATGAAGATCGCCTCGGACCTGGCGGCCTACTCCCTGGGCGAGGCGGACATTCTGCGCCGGGCCATGGGCAAGAAGGACCCCCAGGTCATGGCCCAGCAGCGTTCCCGGTTCATGCAGGGCGTGCGCGAGAACGGCCTGCCCGAGAGCAAGGCCGCCCAGATTTTCGACCTGATGGAAAAATTCGCCGGATACGGCTTCAACAAGTCCCACAGCGCGGCCTATGCCTTGATTTCCTATCAGACCGCCTATCTCAAGGCCCATTATCCAGTGGAATTCATGGCCGCGTTGATCAGCTCGGAAGTGGACAACGCGGACAAGATTCTGCGGTACCTCAACGACTGCGGGGAGATGGACATCCCGATCCTGCCGCCGGACGTGAACCACAGCCAGGCCCGGTTCAGCGTCGAGGAGGACAAGATTCGCTTTGGTTTATCAGGGGTCAAGAACGTGGGCGAGGAGGCCATTCGGGAAATCATCCTGGGCCGGGATGAGGGGCTGTATCGCGGGTTGACCGATCTGTGCCAGCGGGTGAATACCCGCAAGGTGACCAAGCGCGTCCTGGAATACCTGATCAAGAGCGGCGCTTTCGACTCCATCCACCCCGGACGGGCCAGGGTGCTGGCCGGAGTGGATACGGCCATGGCCACGGCTCAGAAGCGGGCCAAGGAAAAGAAGCGCTCACAAATGTCGCTGTTTTCCTGTCTGCCCGGCGGAGAGAACATGGCCCTGGAACTGGCCTGTGGCCTGGATCCGGTGGGCGACGGACCGGAACCGGAGTGGAGCGACGAGGAAAAGTCCCGCTTTGAAAAGGAAGCCCTAGGATTCTTCCTGACCAGCAACCCGCTGCGCCCGTTTCGCGAAGAAGCCCGTCGGCTGGGAGTCCGCACGATCCAGGAATGCCAAGAGCTGTCCAAGAAAACCGAGGTCCGGTTGGGTGTCTTGGTCACCGGGATCAAGGAATTCCAAACCCGCAGGGGCGACAAGATGGCCTTTTGTCAGATCGAGGATCTCACCGGCATGGCCGAGGCTACGGTCTTCGGGGATGTCTACGTCCCGGCCAAGAGTCACTTTCAAAGCGACCGCCCGCTGCTCCTGGAAGCCCGGATCAGCGATTACGAGGGCCGAGGGGGGGATGCGGGCTCGGAAAACGCTCCTCAACAGCTCAAGCTGGAAGTGCTGCGAGTCAGTCTTCTTGACGAGGCCTGCGCCCGCAACGACGAGCCGGTGCATCTGCGCATCGGGCGCGCCGACCTGGCCAAGGAAGATCTCCTGGAATTGGACCGACTCTTCAAAAAACACCCGGGTCAGACACCGGTCCGGGTGGTCCTGGACCTGCCCGAGGGGCGATGCACCCTGCAACTCGGCCCCCAGCACCAAGTGTCCCCGGGCCCGCAATTCTGGAAGGACGTGACCGCCTGGCACGATGCCGGGTCCGCGTCGCCCCCGCCATCAGCCTGA
- the gap gene encoding type I glyceraldehyde-3-phosphate dehydrogenase, with the protein MPVRIGINGFGRIGRYVVRLLAENKNLQLAAVNARADNKALAHLLKYDSVHGRFNGDLEANDDGFLMNGKQVKVTRHGPGEWAWKDLGVDIVLETTGKFTDRESCQKHLQCGAKKVLISAPAKNPDLTVVMGVNDNAYDPFTHHILSNASCTTNCLAPTVKVISDAFGFDYGLMTTVHSYTMSQRILDGSHKDPRRGRAACMSMLPTTTGAARAVAEVLPETKGRLDGMAIRVPTPNVSMVDLVVHTTKPTDKDALNAAFRQAAEGPLKDILGYTEEPLVSVDYYGSIYGGVVDGPCTSVMRDKMAKVIVWYDNEAGFCNQLMRLTAKVAKSLG; encoded by the coding sequence ATGCCCGTACGCATAGGAATCAACGGTTTTGGACGCATCGGACGGTATGTGGTGCGGCTGTTGGCTGAAAACAAGAATCTGCAACTGGCGGCGGTCAATGCCCGAGCGGACAACAAGGCCCTGGCTCACTTATTAAAGTACGACTCCGTCCACGGGCGGTTCAACGGGGATCTGGAAGCCAACGACGACGGGTTCCTGATGAACGGAAAACAAGTCAAGGTTACCCGCCATGGACCGGGGGAATGGGCCTGGAAGGACCTGGGCGTGGACATCGTCCTGGAAACCACCGGCAAGTTCACCGACCGGGAAAGCTGCCAAAAACATCTGCAATGCGGGGCGAAAAAGGTGCTGATCAGCGCACCGGCCAAAAATCCGGATCTGACCGTGGTCATGGGAGTCAACGACAACGCCTACGACCCCTTCACCCACCATATCCTGTCCAACGCTTCCTGCACCACCAACTGCCTGGCCCCGACGGTCAAGGTGATCAGCGACGCTTTCGGCTTTGACTACGGGCTGATGACCACGGTCCATTCCTACACCATGAGCCAGCGCATCCTGGACGGCTCGCACAAGGACCCGCGCCGCGGCCGGGCCGCCTGCATGTCCATGCTGCCCACCACCACCGGCGCGGCCCGGGCCGTGGCCGAAGTCCTGCCCGAAACCAAAGGCCGACTGGACGGGATGGCCATCCGCGTACCCACGCCCAACGTCTCCATGGTCGATCTCGTGGTCCACACCACCAAACCCACGGACAAGGACGCCCTCAACGCCGCCTTTCGCCAGGCCGCCGAAGGCCCGTTGAAGGACATCCTCGGCTATACCGAGGAACCACTGGTTTCCGTGGACTACTACGGCAGCATCTACGGCGGCGTGGTGGACGGCCCCTGCACCAGCGTGATGCGGGACAAGATGGCCAAGGTCATCGTCTGGTACGACAACGAGGCCGGATTCTGCAACCAACTGATGCGCCTGACCGCCAAGGTGGCCAAGTCTTTGGGATGA
- a CDS encoding class I SAM-dependent methyltransferase encodes MLPLNSALFPNRDGDAARHAALVAAAQCLRFDVAKRSWAVYRPGDLEALWRQMGEADFGPDERIPYWVELWPASLLLVEWLDQCRDRVRGKVCLDVGCGLGLSACVAADAGARVIGLDYIRDALRYAQVNTEENGVEFPPLWVQMDWRWPGLKPRCFDLIWGADIFYEKRFAQPLMRLFEHVLAPGGRVWLAEPERSVSSGAWELLREADWEVRRATRKVVPTEGYTVNINIWEAQKSEVEHG; translated from the coding sequence TTGCTGCCCTTGAACTCCGCGTTGTTTCCAAACCGAGACGGCGATGCAGCGCGCCACGCGGCCTTGGTTGCCGCGGCGCAATGTCTGCGGTTCGATGTCGCGAAGCGGTCCTGGGCCGTTTATCGCCCCGGGGACCTGGAAGCGCTGTGGCGACAAATGGGCGAGGCTGATTTCGGGCCGGATGAGCGGATTCCCTATTGGGTGGAGTTGTGGCCGGCCAGTTTGCTGCTGGTGGAGTGGCTGGATCAATGCCGGGACCGGGTTCGAGGAAAGGTCTGCCTGGACGTGGGCTGCGGTTTGGGCCTGAGCGCCTGCGTGGCCGCGGATGCCGGGGCGCGAGTGATAGGGCTGGACTACATCCGGGACGCCCTGCGGTATGCCCAGGTGAACACCGAGGAAAACGGAGTGGAATTCCCGCCGCTCTGGGTCCAGATGGACTGGCGGTGGCCCGGACTCAAGCCTCGCTGTTTCGACCTGATTTGGGGGGCGGACATCTTTTACGAAAAGCGGTTTGCTCAGCCCCTGATGCGTCTTTTCGAGCATGTTTTGGCCCCAGGCGGCCGTGTCTGGCTGGCCGAGCCGGAGCGCAGCGTCTCCTCCGGCGCCTGGGAACTGTTGCGGGAAGCCGACTGGGAGGTGCGCCGGGCCACGCGCAAGGTGGTGCCGACCGAAGGATACACGGTGAACATCAATATCTGGGAAGCACAAAAAAGCGAGGTGGAGCATGGGTAA
- the nikR gene encoding nickel-responsive transcriptional regulator NikR: MGKTIRFGVSLDSDLLEKFDALCDERSYQTRSEAIRDLIRNMLVQKEWEDLDGETAGTLTMVYDHHQSDLAQKLTELQHDYLDIIVTSQHVHLDHHNCMEILVLRGTGERLRDLGAKLTATKGVKHGTLNLTTTGKNLE; this comes from the coding sequence ATGGGTAAGACGATTCGATTTGGGGTTTCATTGGATTCCGATCTCTTGGAGAAATTTGACGCGCTGTGCGATGAGCGATCCTACCAGACTCGGTCCGAGGCCATCCGCGACCTGATCCGCAATATGCTGGTTCAAAAAGAGTGGGAGGATCTGGACGGGGAAACCGCGGGCACGCTGACCATGGTCTATGATCATCATCAAAGCGACCTGGCCCAGAAGCTGACCGAATTGCAGCACGACTATCTGGACATCATCGTGACTTCCCAGCATGTCCACCTGGACCACCACAACTGCATGGAAATTCTGGTGCTGCGCGGAACCGGCGAGCGCTTGCGTGACCTGGGCGCAAAACTGACCGCCACCAAGGGGGTCAAACACGGCACCTTGAACCTGACCACCACCGGCAAAAACCTGGAGTAA
- the folE2 gene encoding GTP cyclohydrolase FolE2: MLDDVQNTPATVPVDIDRVGIRHVHFPLAVLDRAQGRQNTVAQVEMGVDLPARFKGTHMSRFVEALQAWSGVLDYPNLKHLLGDIQNRLDARKAWISFCFPFFLERSAPASGSRSRMDYQCRVVGEHQDGRLLFGLEVEVPVMTVCPCSLAICERGAHSQRAMVRIRTRNKGLIWLEDLIELAQESASSPVYALLKREDEKRIIDNAFEQPCFVEDVVRNVSRGLERLNQLLWYRVEVESQESIHNHSAYARIERSLAQAKNVVAG; encoded by the coding sequence ATGCTCGACGACGTTCAAAACACCCCGGCCACGGTTCCCGTGGACATTGACCGGGTCGGCATCCGCCACGTCCACTTTCCGCTCGCGGTTTTGGACAGGGCCCAGGGCCGGCAGAACACCGTGGCCCAGGTGGAAATGGGCGTGGACTTGCCGGCCCGCTTCAAGGGCACCCACATGAGCCGGTTCGTGGAGGCCCTGCAGGCCTGGTCCGGTGTTTTGGACTATCCGAACTTGAAGCACCTCCTGGGCGACATCCAGAACCGGCTGGACGCCCGGAAGGCCTGGATCAGCTTCTGTTTTCCCTTTTTCCTGGAGCGGTCCGCGCCGGCCAGCGGCAGCCGCTCCCGGATGGACTATCAATGCCGGGTGGTCGGGGAACACCAAGATGGTCGGCTGCTGTTCGGCCTGGAGGTGGAGGTCCCGGTGATGACCGTCTGCCCCTGCTCCCTGGCCATTTGCGAACGAGGCGCTCACAGTCAGCGGGCCATGGTCCGGATCAGGACCCGAAACAAGGGGCTGATCTGGCTGGAAGACCTGATCGAACTGGCGCAGGAATCCGCTTCCTCTCCGGTTTACGCCCTGCTCAAGCGCGAGGACGAGAAACGGATCATCGACAACGCGTTCGAACAACCTTGCTTCGTGGAAGACGTGGTCCGCAACGTTTCCCGCGGCCTGGAACGCCTGAATCAGCTTTTGTGGTACCGGGTCGAAGTGGAAAGCCAGGAATCCATCCACAACCACAGCGCCTACGCCCGGATCGAGCGGTCCCTTGCCCAGGCGAAGAATGTGGTAGCGGGATAG
- a CDS encoding flagellar basal body rod C-terminal domain-containing protein yields MNISPNIQAMQAIGLSRQIGANNVANINTPEFKASRLTLETGPDGYGVRPQSIDQDTSPGPLMPALEGKVDEDGVLNTVWGLTEGSNTELVTEMVNSIRDERAFEANVAMVRAWDDMTGTVLDLRA; encoded by the coding sequence ATGAACATATCCCCCAATATCCAAGCCATGCAGGCCATTGGTTTGTCCCGCCAAATCGGGGCGAACAACGTGGCCAACATCAACACGCCTGAATTCAAGGCCTCGCGGTTGACTCTGGAAACCGGGCCGGATGGCTACGGGGTCCGGCCGCAAAGCATTGACCAAGACACCTCGCCCGGTCCGCTTATGCCCGCGCTGGAAGGAAAAGTGGACGAGGACGGGGTGCTGAACACGGTCTGGGGACTGACCGAGGGCAGCAACACCGAGCTGGTTACGGAAATGGTCAACTCAATCCGGGACGAGCGGGCCTTTGAAGCCAACGTGGCCATGGTCCGTGCCTGGGACGACATGACCGGAACCGTCCTGGATCTGCGTGCGTGA
- a CDS encoding rhomboid family intramembrane serine protease, translated as MNDFTAQDEPRSLWDNLTSHQADRYALVLAAAGIPYRFRRSGWGWTLEVLERDVSQAVTEIEQFNLENPLLEDHRPRPALSPPPPPQTLTGAAAALLLLVFHLVTSRDGAHEAMIMEAGAHAARILEGEYWRAVTALTLHADARHLAGNMLGIAVFGTLLCRRVGVGAAWLLIVLAGAGGNLLNAWLHQAGFLSIGASTAVFAAVGLLGGVRVFPVEGTEYSGARSWLLPAGAAFGLLAMLGSDVQTDIGAHLMGCVVGFVLGIAYTLLGPRHVSETRQNHLLLAALAVIAGSWWLVLEGG; from the coding sequence GTGAATGACTTCACGGCCCAGGACGAGCCTCGCTCGCTCTGGGACAATCTGACTTCGCACCAGGCGGATCGGTACGCCCTGGTCTTGGCCGCCGCGGGAATTCCCTATCGTTTCCGTCGTTCCGGCTGGGGGTGGACCCTGGAAGTTCTGGAGCGGGACGTTTCCCAGGCCGTGACGGAAATCGAACAGTTCAATCTCGAAAACCCCCTTCTGGAGGACCACCGCCCTCGTCCGGCCCTATCTCCCCCCCCCCCGCCGCAAACCCTGACCGGAGCGGCGGCGGCCCTGCTTCTGCTGGTTTTCCACTTGGTCACGTCCCGCGACGGGGCTCATGAGGCCATGATCATGGAGGCCGGAGCTCACGCGGCCCGGATTCTCGAAGGCGAATATTGGCGTGCGGTGACCGCTTTGACGCTGCACGCGGACGCCCGCCATCTGGCTGGGAACATGCTGGGCATCGCTGTCTTCGGCACGCTGCTGTGCCGGAGAGTGGGCGTGGGCGCGGCCTGGCTGCTGATCGTTCTGGCCGGGGCCGGCGGGAATCTGCTCAATGCCTGGCTGCATCAGGCCGGTTTCCTCTCCATCGGGGCTTCCACGGCGGTTTTCGCGGCCGTGGGGCTGCTGGGCGGGGTCCGGGTGTTTCCCGTGGAGGGCACGGAGTATTCCGGCGCCAGATCCTGGCTGCTTCCCGCCGGGGCGGCCTTCGGGCTGCTGGCCATGCTGGGCAGCGACGTACAAACCGACATCGGGGCACACCTGATGGGCTGCGTGGTGGGTTTCGTTCTGGGAATCGCCTATACCCTGCTGGGGCCGCGCCACGTCAGCGAAACCCGTCAGAATCATCTGCTCCTGGCCGCCCTGGCAGTGATTGCCGGATCCTGGTGGCTGGTCCTGGAAGGTGGCTGA
- the pyk gene encoding pyruvate kinase, producing MHCKTVATLGPASLNYDVMKAMVQHGVRIFRLNFSHADAQFFVPAMEMIRGLERELELPLTAMADLCGPKVRIGDVDGSPLQVNKGGHVLLGPLELKRPGSAPYISLEIPALLQGLQVGMPVNLSDGMLQFRVSRVLQENELFELEAQNGGYLTSHKGISFPGKSLSIKALTDKDRKDVREALEIGIDAVALSFVQEASDVADLQQVIREQGAWIPVIAKLERQNAVDNLDSILALADGVMVARGDLGLECPLSALPIIQKKILRACRHAQKPAIVATQMLLSMVTNPIPTRAECTDVANAILDGADCVMLSEETAVGNNPVEAVRYMHDIARDAEAYYLERLGEPYFPKKEKNPGKYLAYAACLLADNAESKALVCHSTSGTTARLVSSRRPARPIYALTTDDRVLRALNFVWGVHPRLVKPQLDSHMGRATNFVQEFSEFLPGENVVITSGQKTPGQKGMSTNQIKIYTK from the coding sequence ATGCACTGCAAGACTGTCGCCACCCTCGGTCCGGCTTCGCTGAACTACGATGTAATGAAGGCCATGGTTCAGCATGGGGTCCGCATTTTTCGACTGAACTTCTCCCATGCCGACGCCCAATTTTTCGTTCCGGCCATGGAGATGATCCGCGGCTTGGAGCGGGAGCTGGAACTGCCGCTAACCGCCATGGCCGACCTGTGCGGTCCGAAGGTGCGCATCGGCGACGTGGATGGTTCGCCGCTGCAAGTGAACAAGGGAGGCCACGTTCTTTTGGGGCCTCTGGAGCTGAAGCGCCCTGGTTCCGCTCCCTATATCAGCCTGGAGATTCCGGCCCTGCTGCAAGGCCTTCAGGTAGGCATGCCGGTGAACCTCAGTGACGGCATGCTCCAGTTTCGCGTCTCCCGTGTGCTTCAGGAGAACGAACTTTTCGAACTGGAGGCCCAGAACGGGGGCTATCTGACCTCGCACAAGGGAATTTCCTTTCCCGGCAAGAGCCTCTCGATCAAGGCGTTGACGGACAAGGACCGCAAGGATGTCCGCGAAGCCCTGGAGATCGGCATCGACGCCGTGGCCCTGTCCTTCGTGCAGGAAGCCTCGGATGTGGCCGACCTGCAGCAAGTGATCCGGGAGCAGGGTGCGTGGATTCCGGTGATCGCCAAACTGGAGCGCCAGAACGCCGTGGACAACCTGGATTCCATCCTGGCTCTGGCCGACGGGGTGATGGTCGCCCGGGGCGACCTCGGCCTGGAGTGCCCGCTTTCGGCCCTGCCGATCATCCAGAAAAAAATCCTCCGGGCCTGCCGCCATGCCCAAAAACCGGCTATCGTGGCCACCCAGATGCTCTTGTCCATGGTCACGAACCCCATTCCCACCCGGGCTGAATGCACGGACGTGGCCAACGCCATTCTGGACGGCGCGGACTGCGTGATGCTGTCCGAGGAAACCGCGGTGGGCAACAACCCGGTGGAGGCGGTGCGCTACATGCACGACATTGCCAGGGACGCGGAGGCCTATTATCTGGAGCGGCTGGGTGAGCCCTACTTTCCCAAGAAGGAAAAAAATCCCGGCAAGTATTTGGCTTATGCCGCCTGTCTGCTGGCGGACAACGCCGAGAGCAAGGCCCTGGTCTGCCACTCCACCAGCGGCACCACGGCCCGGTTGGTTTCCAGCCGTCGACCAGCCCGGCCCATCTACGCCCTGACCACCGACGACCGGGTCCTGCGGGCCCTGAATTTTGTCTGGGGGGTCCATCCCCGCCTCGTGAAGCCGCAATTGGACAGCCATATGGGCCGGGCCACCAATTTCGTGCAGGAGTTTTCCGAGTTCCTGCCCGGAGAAAACGTGGTCATCACTTCGGGACAGAAAACCCCGGGACAAAAGGGAATGTCCACCAACCAGATCAAAATCTACACCAAATAA